Proteins from a single region of Haloterrigena alkaliphila:
- a CDS encoding class I SAM-dependent methyltransferase, whose product MSVREEFDEWAASGRDRGMEERHWHTAKHALARMPVEPGDVVLDLGCGSGYAGRALRDTQDAGRVYGLDGSPEMARNAAGYTNDPQAGFLVGDFDALPFADDSIDHVFSMEAFYYASDPHRTLEEIARILRPGGTFHCAVNYYEENVHSHEWKEFISIEMTRWDRQQYRAAFRDAGLHVAEQDSIPDREISIPAESEFPTDDWETREAMVERYREFGTLLTVGVAP is encoded by the coding sequence CCGGGACAGGGGGATGGAGGAACGCCACTGGCACACCGCGAAGCACGCGCTCGCGCGGATGCCGGTCGAACCCGGTGACGTCGTCCTCGACCTCGGCTGTGGCAGCGGGTACGCCGGTCGCGCGCTTCGCGATACCCAGGATGCCGGGCGCGTCTACGGCCTCGACGGGTCGCCGGAGATGGCCCGCAACGCCGCGGGGTACACGAACGATCCGCAGGCCGGGTTCCTCGTCGGCGACTTCGACGCCCTTCCCTTCGCGGACGACTCGATCGATCACGTGTTTTCGATGGAGGCGTTCTACTACGCCAGCGATCCCCACCGCACGCTCGAGGAGATCGCCCGGATCCTCCGACCCGGCGGCACCTTCCACTGCGCCGTCAACTACTACGAGGAAAACGTCCACTCCCACGAGTGGAAGGAGTTCATCTCGATCGAGATGACCCGCTGGGATCGCCAGCAGTACCGCGCGGCCTTCCGCGACGCCGGCCTCCACGTCGCCGAACAGGACTCCATCCCCGACCGCGAGATTTCGATCCCCGCCGAGTCCGAGTTCCCGACGGACGACTGGGAGACTCGCGAGGCGATGGTCGAACGCTACCGCGAGTTCGGCACGTTGCTCACGGTCGGCGTCGCTCCCTGA
- a CDS encoding DUF1684 domain-containing protein, giving the protein MSTLDDVDRWREELESKRAEKDEFFANHPQSPIPPEGRDAFDGLDYFPPAPDYRVAATATVHDDPEVVLMDTTAGREMRYLRVATLEFELDRADEDLEDGTFELAAYQQESPNEEPLFVPFRDKTTGQQSYDGGRYMELSSDRDLENGDELVIDFNLAYSPFCAYSETFDCPLPPEENWLDVAIPAGERFE; this is encoded by the coding sequence ATGAGCACTCTCGACGACGTCGACCGCTGGCGCGAGGAACTCGAGTCGAAACGCGCCGAGAAGGACGAGTTCTTCGCGAACCACCCGCAGTCGCCGATCCCGCCCGAGGGGCGCGACGCGTTCGACGGACTCGACTACTTCCCGCCCGCTCCCGACTATCGGGTGGCCGCGACCGCGACGGTCCACGACGACCCAGAGGTCGTGTTGATGGACACGACCGCGGGTCGAGAGATGCGGTATCTGCGTGTCGCGACGCTGGAATTCGAGTTGGATCGGGCGGACGAGGACCTCGAGGACGGCACCTTCGAACTCGCGGCCTACCAACAGGAGAGCCCGAACGAGGAACCCCTCTTCGTCCCGTTCCGGGACAAGACGACCGGGCAGCAGAGCTACGACGGCGGCCGGTACATGGAACTGTCGTCGGATCGCGACCTCGAAAATGGAGACGAACTCGTGATCGATTTCAACCTCGCGTACTCGCCGTTCTGTGCCTACAGCGAGACCTTCGACTGTCCGCTCCCGCCCGAGGAGAACTGGCTCGACGTGGCGATTCCGGCCGGCGAACGGTTCGAGTAA
- a CDS encoding DUF7127 family protein: MKVPNSLKNVDDDDAVIRTFEYDDGSVIAVDFGNAAADIEIDIVGSTAIIVANGEQFEFELPPEASDVSAHNGVLTINE, encoded by the coding sequence ATGAAAGTCCCAAACTCACTCAAGAACGTCGACGACGACGACGCGGTCATCCGCACGTTCGAATACGACGACGGCAGCGTCATCGCCGTCGACTTCGGGAACGCCGCCGCGGATATCGAGATCGACATCGTCGGGTCGACAGCGATCATCGTCGCGAACGGCGAGCAGTTCGAGTTCGAACTGCCGCCGGAGGCCAGCGACGTCTCCGCGCACAACGGCGTGCTCACAATCAACGAATAG